A genomic region of Staphylococcus roterodami contains the following coding sequences:
- a CDS encoding type Z 30S ribosomal protein S14 yields the protein MAKTSMVAKQQKKQKYAVREYTRCERCGRPHSVYRKFKLCRICFRELAYKGQIPGVRKASW from the coding sequence GTGGCTAAAACTTCAATGGTTGCTAAGCAACAAAAAAAACAAAAATATGCAGTTCGTGAATACACTCGTTGTGAACGTTGTGGCCGTCCACATTCTGTATATCGTAAATTTAAATTATGCCGTATTTGTTTCCGTGAATTAGCTTACAAAGGCCAAATCCCTGGCGTTCGTAAAGCTAGCTGGTAA
- the rplE gene encoding 50S ribosomal protein L5 produces MNRLKEKFNTEVTESLMKKFNYSSVMEVPKIDKIVVNMGVGDAVQNSKVLDNAVEELELITGQKPLVTKAKKSIATFRLREGMPIGAKVTLRGERMYEFLDKLISVSLPRVRDFQGVSKKAFDGRGNYTLGVKEQLIFPEIDYDKVSKVRGMDIVIVTTANTDEEARELLANFGMPFRK; encoded by the coding sequence TTGAACCGTTTAAAAGAAAAGTTTAATACTGAAGTTACTGAAAGCTTAATGAAAAAATTCAATTATAGTTCAGTGATGGAAGTACCAAAAATAGATAAAATCGTTGTGAACATGGGTGTAGGTGACGCAGTACAAAATTCTAAAGTATTAGACAATGCTGTTGAAGAATTAGAATTAATCACTGGTCAAAAACCATTAGTAACTAAAGCTAAAAAATCAATCGCGACTTTCCGTTTACGTGAAGGTATGCCAATCGGTGCGAAAGTAACACTTCGCGGTGAAAGAATGTATGAATTCTTAGACAAATTAATTTCAGTATCATTACCACGTGTACGTGACTTCCAAGGTGTTTCTAAAAAAGCATTTGACGGACGCGGTAACTACACTTTAGGTGTTAAAGAACAATTAATTTTCCCAGAAATCGACTATGATAAAGTAAGTAAAGTTAGAGGAATGGATATTGTTATCGTAACTACTGCTAACACTGATGAAGAAGCTCGTGAATTGTTAGCTAACTTCGGTATGCCATTCCGTAAATAA
- the rplX gene encoding 50S ribosomal protein L24: MHIKKGDNVKVIAGKDKGKEGKVIATLPKKDRVVVEGVNIMKKHQKPTQLNPEGGILETEAAIHVSNVQLLDPKTNEPTRVGYKFVDGKKVRIAKKSGEEIKTNN, from the coding sequence ATGCATATCAAAAAAGGTGACAACGTTAAAGTTATCGCAGGTAAAGACAAAGGTAAAGAAGGTAAAGTAATCGCTACTCTACCTAAAAAAGACCGTGTCGTTGTGGAAGGTGTTAACATTATGAAAAAACACCAAAAACCAACTCAATTAAATCCTGAAGGTGGAATCTTAGAAACAGAGGCAGCAATCCATGTTTCTAATGTACAATTATTAGACCCTAAAACAAACGAACCAACTCGTGTAGGTTACAAATTTGTTGATGGTAAAAAAGTTCGTATCGCTAAAAAATCTGGCGAAGAAATCAAAACTAATAATTAA
- the rplN gene encoding 50S ribosomal protein L14 yields the protein MIQQETRLKVADNSGAREVLTIKVLGGSGRKTANIGDVIVCTVKNATPGGVVKKGDVVKAVIVRTKSGVRRNDGSYIKFDENACVIIRDDKGPRGTRIFGPVARELREGNFMKIVSLAPEVL from the coding sequence ATGATCCAACAAGAAACACGCTTGAAAGTAGCAGACAACTCTGGTGCTCGTGAAGTTCTTACAATCAAAGTATTAGGTGGATCTGGTCGTAAAACAGCAAACATCGGCGATGTTATCGTATGTACTGTTAAAAATGCAACACCAGGTGGCGTTGTTAAAAAAGGTGACGTTGTCAAAGCTGTAATCGTACGTACTAAGTCAGGTGTTCGTCGTAATGACGGTTCATATATTAAATTTGATGAAAATGCATGTGTTATCATTCGTGATGACAAAGGCCCACGTGGTACTCGTATCTTCGGACCTGTTGCTCGTGAATTACGTGAAGGTAACTTCATGAAAATCGTATCATTAGCACCAGAAGTACTTTAA
- the rpsQ gene encoding 30S ribosomal protein S17 produces MSERNDRKVYVGKVVSDKMDKTITVLVETYKTHKLYGKRVKYSKKYKTHDENNSAKLGDIVKIQETRPLSATKRFRLVEIVEESVII; encoded by the coding sequence GTGAGCGAAAGAAACGATCGTAAAGTTTATGTAGGTAAAGTTGTTTCAGACAAAATGGACAAGACTATTACAGTACTTGTTGAAACTTACAAAACACACAAATTATACGGTAAACGAGTAAAATACTCTAAAAAATACAAAACTCATGATGAAAACAATTCAGCTAAATTAGGAGACATTGTTAAAATTCAAGAAACTCGTCCTTTATCAGCAACAAAACGTTTTCGTTTAGTAGAGATTGTTGAAGAGTCAGTAATTATTTAA
- the rpmC gene encoding 50S ribosomal protein L29, translated as MKAKEIRDLTTSEIEEQIKSSKEELFNLRFQLATGQLEETARIRTVRKTIARLKTVAREREIEQSKANQ; from the coding sequence ATGAAAGCTAAGGAAATTAGAGACTTAACCACTTCAGAAATCGAAGAACAAATCAAATCTTCAAAAGAAGAGCTTTTTAACCTACGCTTTCAGTTAGCTACAGGTCAATTAGAAGAAACTGCACGTATTCGTACAGTAAGAAAAACGATTGCACGTCTAAAAACTGTTGCTCGTGAAAGAGAAATTGAACAAAGTAAGGCTAATCAATAA
- the rplP gene encoding 50S ribosomal protein L16: MLLPKRVKYRRQHRPKTTGRSKGGNYVTFGEFGLQATTTSWITSRQIESARIAMTRYMKRGGKVWIKIFPHTPYTKKPLEVRMGAGKGAVEGWIAVVKPGRILFEVAGVSEEVAREALRLASHKLPVKTKFVKREELGGETNES, encoded by the coding sequence ATGTTACTACCAAAACGTGTAAAATATCGTCGTCAACATCGTCCTAAAACAACTGGTCGTTCTAAAGGCGGTAACTACGTAACATTTGGTGAGTTTGGTTTACAAGCAACTACAACGTCTTGGATCACATCTCGTCAAATCGAATCTGCTCGTATAGCAATGACACGTTACATGAAACGTGGCGGGAAAGTTTGGATTAAAATCTTCCCACATACACCATATACTAAAAAACCTTTAGAAGTACGTATGGGTGCTGGTAAAGGTGCGGTTGAAGGCTGGATCGCAGTTGTTAAACCAGGTAGAATTTTATTCGAAGTTGCTGGCGTATCTGAAGAAGTTGCGCGTGAAGCACTACGTTTAGCAAGTCACAAACTTCCAGTAAAAACTAAGTTTGTAAAACGTGAGGAATTGGGTGGTGAAACAAATGAAAGCTAA
- the rpsC gene encoding 30S ribosomal protein S3, with amino-acid sequence MGQKINPIGLRVGIIRDWEAKWYAEKDFASLLHEDLKIRKFIDNELKEASVSHVEIERAANRINIAIHTGKPGMVIGKGGSEIEKLRNKLNALTDKKVHINVIEIKKVDLDARLVAENIARQLENRASFRRVQKQAITRAMKLGAKGIKTQVSGRLGGADIARAEQYSEGTVPLHTLRADIDYAHAEADTTYGKLGVKVWIYRGEVLPTKNTSGGGK; translated from the coding sequence GTGGGTCAAAAAATTAATCCAATCGGACTTCGTGTTGGTATTATTCGTGATTGGGAAGCTAAATGGTACGCTGAAAAAGACTTCGCTTCACTTTTACACGAAGATTTAAAAATCCGTAAATTTATTGATAATGAATTAAAAGAAGCATCAGTTTCTCACGTAGAGATTGAACGTGCTGCAAACCGTATCAACATTGCAATTCATACTGGTAAACCTGGTATGGTAATTGGTAAAGGCGGTTCAGAAATCGAAAAATTACGCAACAAATTAAATGCGTTAACTGATAAAAAAGTACACATCAACGTAATTGAAATTAAAAAAGTTGATCTTGATGCTCGTTTAGTAGCAGAAAACATCGCACGTCAATTAGAAAACCGTGCTTCATTCCGTCGTGTACAAAAACAAGCAATTACTAGAGCTATGAAACTTGGTGCTAAAGGTATCAAAACTCAAGTATCTGGTCGTTTAGGCGGAGCTGACATCGCTCGTGCTGAACAATATTCAGAAGGAACTGTTCCACTTCATACATTACGTGCTGACATCGATTATGCACATGCTGAAGCTGACACTACTTACGGTAAATTAGGCGTTAAAGTATGGATCTATCGTGGAGAAGTTCTTCCTACTAAGAACACTAGTGGAGGAGGAAAATAA
- the rplV gene encoding 50S ribosomal protein L22 encodes MEAKAVARTIRIAPRKVRLVLDLIRGKNAAEAIAILKLTNKASSPVIEKVLMSALANAEHNYDMNTDELVVKEAYANEGPTLKRFRPRAQGRASAINKRTSHITIVVSDGKEEAKEA; translated from the coding sequence ATGGAAGCAAAAGCGGTTGCTAGAACAATAAGAATCGCACCTCGTAAAGTAAGATTAGTTCTTGACTTAATCAGAGGTAAAAATGCTGCTGAAGCTATTGCAATTTTGAAATTAACAAACAAAGCTTCATCACCAGTAATTGAAAAAGTATTAATGTCCGCTTTAGCTAATGCTGAACATAACTATGACATGAACACAGATGAATTAGTTGTTAAAGAAGCATACGCTAACGAAGGACCAACATTAAAACGTTTCCGTCCACGTGCGCAAGGTCGTGCAAGTGCGATTAACAAACGTACAAGCCACATTACAATCGTCGTAAGTGACGGTAAAGAAGAAGCTAAAGAAGCTTAA
- the rpsS gene encoding 30S ribosomal protein S19, whose translation MARSIKKGPFVDEHLMKKVEAQEGSEKKQVIKTWSRRSTIFPNFIGHTFAVYDGRKHVPVYVTEDMVGHKLGEFAPTRTFKGHVADDKKTRR comes from the coding sequence ATGGCTCGTAGTATTAAAAAAGGACCTTTCGTCGATGAGCATTTAATGAAAAAAGTTGAAGCTCAAGAAGGAAGCGAAAAGAAACAAGTAATCAAAACATGGTCACGTCGTTCTACAATTTTCCCTAATTTCATCGGACATACTTTTGCAGTATACGACGGACGTAAACACGTACCTGTATATGTAACTGAAGATATGGTAGGTCATAAATTAGGTGAGTTTGCTCCTACTCGTACATTCAAAGGACACGTTGCAGACGACAAGAAAACAAGAAGATAA
- the rplB gene encoding 50S ribosomal protein L2, whose translation MAIKKYKPITNGRRNMTSLDFAEITKTTPEKSLLKPLPKKAGRNNQGKLTVRHHGGGHKRQYRVIDFKRNKDGINAKVDSIQYDPNRSANIALVVYADGEKRYIIAPKGLEVGQIVESGAEADIKVGNALPLQNIPVGTVVHNIELKPGKGGQIARSAGASAQVLGKEGKYVLIRLRSGEVRMILSTCRATIGQVGNLQHELVNVGKAGRSRWKGIRPTVRGSVMNPNDHPHGGGEGRAPIGRPSPMSPWGKPTLGKKTRRGKKSSDKLIVRGRKKK comes from the coding sequence ATGGCTATTAAAAAGTATAAGCCAATAACAAATGGTCGTCGTAATATGACTTCGTTAGATTTCGCTGAAATCACGAAAACTACACCTGAAAAGTCATTATTAAAACCGCTACCGAAAAAAGCGGGACGTAACAACCAAGGTAAATTGACTGTAAGACACCATGGTGGTGGACACAAACGTCAATACCGTGTTATCGATTTCAAACGTAACAAAGATGGTATCAATGCTAAAGTTGATTCTATTCAATATGATCCAAACCGTTCAGCAAACATTGCATTAGTTGTATATGCAGACGGTGAAAAACGATATATCATTGCTCCTAAAGGATTAGAAGTAGGTCAAATCGTTGAAAGTGGTGCAGAAGCTGACATCAAAGTTGGTAACGCATTACCATTACAAAACATTCCAGTTGGTACAGTTGTACACAACATCGAGCTTAAACCTGGAAAAGGTGGACAAATTGCTCGTTCAGCTGGTGCAAGTGCTCAAGTACTTGGTAAAGAAGGTAAATACGTTTTAATCAGATTAAGATCTGGTGAAGTTCGTATGATCTTATCTACTTGCCGTGCTACAATCGGTCAAGTTGGTAACCTACAACACGAATTAGTAAACGTTGGTAAAGCCGGACGTTCAAGATGGAAAGGTATCCGTCCTACAGTTCGTGGTTCTGTAATGAACCCTAACGATCACCCACACGGTGGTGGTGAAGGTCGTGCTCCTATCGGTAGACCATCTCCAATGTCACCATGGGGTAAACCTACGCTTGGTAAGAAAACTCGTCGTGGTAAAAAATCATCAGACAAACTTATCGTTCGTGGACGTAAGAAAAAATAA
- the rplW gene encoding 50S ribosomal protein L23 → MEARDILKRPVITEKSSEAMAEDKYTFDVDTRVNKTQVKMAVEEIFNVKVASVNIMNYKPKKKRMGRYQGYTNKRRKAIVKLKEGSIDLFN, encoded by the coding sequence ATGGAAGCAAGAGATATTCTTAAGCGCCCCGTAATCACTGAGAAATCTTCTGAAGCAATGGCTGAAGACAAGTACACTTTCGACGTTGACACTCGTGTTAACAAAACACAAGTGAAAATGGCAGTTGAAGAAATCTTCAACGTAAAAGTTGCAAGTGTTAATATCATGAATTACAAACCTAAGAAAAAACGTATGGGCCGTTACCAAGGCTATACAAACAAAAGAAGAAAAGCGATTGTAAAACTTAAAGAAGGTTCAATCGACTTATTTAACTAA